One segment of Herbaspirillum hiltneri N3 DNA contains the following:
- a CDS encoding ABC transporter substrate-binding protein, protein MCLFSPAHAGAGVSDTRILLGQSAGMSGPTAQYARQALNGAKIYFDKINQQGGVHGRRIELLTRDDQYTASLAAYNTRQLIERDGVFALFGFVGWPASQAGLQIASRARVPFFAPFTGGALQPSFNRHLFSIRASYADEYARFLRNMNWLGTRKLVLLYQQDQYGVSLKQDLENHARREAIELTSIGISHGGINLAPLIEKTLAVHADVVMLVSADYQVNARLVRGLRDDGFLGQFFAVSFVGNKQLAGELGELAHGLLVTQVVPLPWRMSMPLVAEYRKRVAEAGREELSVTGLEGYIAARVLVEGLKRAGRNLTRERLIRALESINARNYDGGGYAVNFSSTRHQGSMYVDIATMTKDARFMN, encoded by the coding sequence ATGTGTTTGTTCTCCCCCGCACATGCCGGCGCCGGCGTCTCCGATACCCGCATCCTGCTCGGGCAATCGGCCGGCATGTCCGGCCCCACGGCGCAATACGCGCGCCAGGCGCTGAACGGCGCCAAAATCTATTTCGACAAAATCAACCAGCAAGGCGGCGTCCACGGCAGGCGTATTGAGCTGCTCACCCGCGACGACCAGTACACGGCGTCTCTCGCCGCCTACAACACGCGACAACTGATAGAGCGGGACGGGGTGTTCGCCCTGTTCGGATTCGTCGGCTGGCCGGCCAGCCAGGCGGGGCTGCAGATCGCTTCGCGGGCACGTGTTCCTTTCTTCGCGCCTTTCACCGGCGGCGCGCTCCAGCCATCTTTCAACCGCCATCTGTTTTCGATTCGCGCCAGTTATGCGGACGAATATGCCCGTTTCCTGCGCAACATGAACTGGCTCGGCACGCGCAAGCTGGTGCTGCTGTATCAGCAAGACCAGTATGGCGTGTCGCTCAAGCAGGACCTGGAAAACCACGCACGGCGCGAAGCCATCGAGCTGACCAGCATCGGCATCAGCCACGGCGGGATCAATCTGGCGCCGCTGATCGAGAAGACGCTGGCCGTGCATGCCGACGTCGTCATGCTGGTGAGTGCCGACTACCAGGTCAACGCGCGCCTCGTGCGCGGCTTGCGCGACGATGGATTCCTCGGCCAATTCTTCGCCGTGTCTTTCGTCGGCAACAAGCAATTGGCCGGCGAACTGGGCGAACTGGCGCACGGCCTCCTGGTTACGCAAGTGGTGCCGTTGCCGTGGCGGATGTCGATGCCGCTGGTCGCCGAGTATCGCAAGCGCGTGGCTGAAGCCGGCCGCGAAGAACTCTCCGTCACCGGCCTGGAAGGCTATATTGCCGCGCGCGTGCTGGTGGAAGGGCTGAAACGGGCAGGGCGCAATCTCACGCGCGAGCGCCTGATCCGTGCGCTCGAAAGCATCAACGCGCGCAACTATGACGGCGGCGGCTATGCCGTCAATTTCTCCTCCACCCGGCATCAAGGGTCGATGTACGTGGATATCGCGACTATGACCAAGGACGCCCGTTTCATGAACTGA
- a CDS encoding PA0069 family radical SAM protein produces MSKSGYRKVPLQITQVRESEGETFTRVFDARKGRGAVSNMQGRYEVEQRVGFDDGWGVPEPENGETDEGGEPAALRTIITEETARTIISRNKSPDLPFNASLNPYRGCEHGCVYCFARPTHAYLGLSPGLDFESRIFAKTNAPELLLRELAKPSYLPETITVGINTDAYQPCERELQITRRVLQILSDCRHPAALITKSSLIERDIDILAPMAARRQMIAAVTIATLDPALARKLEPRAATPTRRLRVIRTLAEAGIPVSVSVAPVIPFINEPELEDIVAAAAEAGARRAGYTVLRLPWEVNPLFQQWLQTYFPERANRVMNRIREMRGGKDNDSDFATRMRGEGVWAELIRQRFEKAVQRSGMHQHGWFDMLDASQFVAPARPARASPSGQFNLF; encoded by the coding sequence ATGAGCAAGTCCGGTTACCGCAAAGTACCGTTGCAAATCACGCAAGTGCGCGAGAGCGAAGGCGAGACATTCACGCGCGTGTTCGATGCGCGCAAGGGCCGTGGCGCGGTCAGCAATATGCAGGGACGCTATGAAGTGGAACAACGCGTCGGTTTCGACGACGGCTGGGGCGTGCCTGAACCGGAGAATGGAGAAACGGACGAAGGCGGCGAACCTGCGGCCCTGCGCACCATCATCACCGAAGAAACCGCCAGGACCATCATCAGCCGCAACAAGTCGCCCGACCTGCCTTTCAATGCGTCGCTCAATCCGTATCGCGGCTGCGAGCACGGATGCGTGTACTGCTTCGCGCGGCCCACGCACGCCTATCTCGGCCTGTCGCCGGGGCTGGATTTCGAGAGCAGGATTTTTGCCAAGACCAACGCACCGGAATTGCTGCTGCGCGAGCTGGCGAAGCCGTCCTATCTGCCCGAGACGATTACCGTCGGCATCAATACCGACGCCTATCAGCCATGTGAGCGAGAACTGCAGATCACGCGGCGCGTGTTGCAGATACTGAGCGACTGCCGTCATCCGGCGGCGCTGATCACCAAATCTTCGCTGATCGAACGCGACATCGATATCCTGGCGCCGATGGCCGCGCGGCGCCAGATGATTGCCGCCGTCACCATCGCCACGCTCGACCCGGCGCTGGCGCGCAAGCTGGAGCCGCGTGCGGCCACGCCGACGCGCCGCCTGCGGGTAATCCGCACGCTGGCTGAAGCGGGCATTCCGGTCAGCGTCAGCGTTGCGCCGGTGATTCCCTTCATCAACGAGCCGGAGCTGGAAGACATCGTCGCGGCTGCCGCAGAGGCCGGCGCGCGCCGCGCCGGTTACACCGTGCTGCGCTTGCCATGGGAGGTGAATCCGCTGTTCCAGCAATGGCTGCAGACCTACTTTCCGGAGCGGGCGAACCGTGTCATGAACCGCATCCGCGAAATGCGCGGCGGCAAGGACAACGACTCCGATTTCGCCACGCGCATGCGCGGTGAAGGCGTGTGGGCGGAGCTGATACGCCAGCGTTTTGAAAAGGCCGTGCAGCGCAGCGGCATGCATCAGCACGGCTGGTTCGACATGCTCGACGCCTCGCAATTCGTGGCGCCCGCCCGGCCGGCGAGAGCGTCCCCGTCCGGCCAGTTCAATCTGTTCTGA
- a CDS encoding aldo/keto reductase — protein MEQRILGRDGLSSSALGLGCMGMSDLYGPADEQAGVDTIHAALDAGVTLLDTGDFYGMGHNEMLIRDALRSKGGAGAGSRDKVLLSVKFGAMRDAGGNWVGMDNRPAAVKNSLAYTLRRLGTDHIDIYRPARLDPSVPIEDTVGAIADEIKAGRVRHIGLSEVGADTLRRAHAVHPITDLQIEYSLISRGIEKDILPTCRELGIGITAYGVLSRGLISGHWDPARKLAANDFRAHSPRFSGDNLAHNLSLIDVLRRVAADKEATPAQVAIAWVLAQGSDIVPLVGARRPERLTESLGALKLTLTAQDLARIEEAIPANAAAGDRYAAHSMAHLDSEK, from the coding sequence ATGGAACAACGCATACTCGGCCGCGACGGCCTATCCTCGTCGGCCCTCGGCCTCGGCTGCATGGGCATGTCGGATCTGTACGGCCCGGCCGACGAACAAGCCGGCGTCGACACCATCCATGCCGCGCTGGACGCCGGCGTCACGCTGCTCGATACCGGCGATTTCTACGGCATGGGTCACAATGAAATGCTGATCCGCGACGCCTTGCGTAGCAAAGGCGGCGCCGGAGCCGGCAGCCGCGACAAGGTCCTTCTGAGCGTGAAATTCGGCGCCATGCGCGACGCCGGCGGCAACTGGGTCGGCATGGACAACCGTCCGGCGGCGGTCAAGAATTCCCTGGCTTATACCTTGCGCCGTCTGGGCACCGACCATATCGACATCTACCGTCCGGCGCGCCTCGATCCATCCGTGCCGATCGAAGACACCGTGGGCGCCATCGCCGACGAAATCAAGGCTGGCCGGGTGCGTCACATCGGCTTGTCGGAAGTCGGCGCGGACACCCTGCGCCGTGCTCACGCAGTGCATCCAATCACCGATTTGCAGATCGAGTATTCACTGATCTCGCGCGGCATCGAAAAAGATATCCTGCCGACCTGCCGCGAACTGGGCATCGGCATCACCGCTTACGGCGTACTGTCGCGCGGCCTCATCAGCGGTCATTGGGATCCGGCGCGCAAGCTGGCGGCGAACGATTTCCGCGCGCACAGCCCGCGCTTCTCGGGCGACAACCTGGCGCATAACCTGTCGCTGATCGACGTGCTGCGCCGTGTCGCCGCCGACAAAGAGGCCACACCGGCGCAAGTGGCGATTGCCTGGGTACTGGCGCAAGGCAGCGATATCGTGCCGCTGGTCGGCGCACGCCGCCCGGAACGCCTGACGGAATCGCTGGGCGCGCTCAAGCTGACGCTGACGGCACAGGATCTGGCGCGCATCGAAGAAGCAATTCCGGCCAATGCCGCGGCGGGCGATCGCTATGCCGCGCATTCGATGGCGCATCTGGACAGCGAGAAGTAA
- a CDS encoding LysR family transcriptional regulator codes for MDRLQAMEVFVRVAELGSFSKTAEQMGLPAATVTNAIQAVEKRVGVRLLQRTTRKVTLTDDGAAYLERCQRLLAEFQDVENLFDNEQPQGVVRVDLPERLAHKNVIPRLPEFFARYPDISVKLNASDRFVDLIGEGVDCVVRVGLLSDSTLIARSIGAMEQITCASKAYLDRHGRPRTLAELGQHVMINYFSSRTGRELPWEYMQNGELKTLKLRGQVSVASSEAYMACCLAGLGLVQAPLLGAEDLLAQGMIEEVLPEFKPPPLPVAIVYSHNRHLSPRVRVFVDWLAEILKIR; via the coding sequence ATGGATCGCTTGCAGGCAATGGAAGTATTCGTGCGCGTCGCCGAACTGGGCAGCTTCAGCAAGACTGCCGAGCAGATGGGCTTGCCTGCGGCGACCGTGACCAACGCCATCCAGGCGGTGGAAAAGCGCGTCGGCGTGCGCTTGCTGCAGCGGACCACGCGCAAGGTCACGCTGACCGACGACGGCGCGGCTTACCTTGAGCGTTGCCAGCGCTTGCTGGCGGAATTCCAGGATGTCGAGAACCTGTTCGACAACGAACAGCCGCAGGGCGTGGTGCGTGTCGACCTGCCCGAAAGGCTGGCGCACAAGAACGTCATTCCGCGCCTGCCGGAGTTCTTCGCGCGTTATCCGGACATCAGCGTCAAACTCAATGCCAGCGATCGCTTCGTCGACCTGATCGGCGAAGGCGTCGACTGCGTGGTGCGGGTCGGCCTCCTCAGCGATTCAACGCTGATTGCGCGCAGCATCGGCGCGATGGAGCAGATCACTTGCGCTTCCAAGGCCTACCTCGATCGCCACGGCCGGCCGCGTACGCTGGCGGAGCTGGGGCAGCACGTGATGATCAATTATTTTTCCAGCCGCACCGGCCGCGAGCTGCCGTGGGAGTACATGCAGAACGGCGAGCTGAAGACGTTGAAGCTGCGTGGCCAGGTATCGGTCGCGAGCTCCGAGGCTTATATGGCGTGTTGCCTGGCGGGACTGGGATTGGTGCAGGCGCCTTTGCTGGGCGCGGAGGACTTGCTGGCGCAGGGCATGATTGAAGAAGTGCTGCCGGAGTTCAAGCCGCCGCCGTTGCCGGTGGCGATCGTGTACTCGCACAATCGCCATCTGTCGCCGCGTGTGCGGGTGTTCGTCGACTGGCTTGCCGAGATACTGAAAATTCGTTGA
- a CDS encoding Smr/MutS family protein, producing the protein MATIKDFSALKSLRKDLKAQEEARLAAERQRLEDEKRLRAEADIFRTSVGKIAPLRSNEKAALVPPQPLPIARHHIADEQAALMESLSDEFTFDTLLDTDENLSFARPGVGSDVLSKLRRGHWAIQNQLDLHGLRRDEAREALGEFLRQARRRGQRCVRIIHGKGLGSVNKEPVLKQKVRNWLAQKDEVIAFCQAQPADGGSGALIVLLQSSAPAAR; encoded by the coding sequence ATGGCGACCATCAAGGATTTTTCGGCGCTCAAGTCATTGCGCAAGGATCTCAAGGCGCAGGAAGAAGCCCGCCTCGCCGCCGAGCGCCAGCGCCTGGAGGACGAAAAGCGCCTGCGCGCCGAAGCCGACATTTTCCGCACCAGCGTCGGCAAGATAGCACCGCTGCGCAGCAATGAAAAAGCGGCCCTCGTTCCGCCGCAACCGTTGCCGATCGCGCGCCACCACATTGCCGACGAACAGGCGGCGCTGATGGAATCGTTGTCCGACGAATTCACTTTCGACACCCTGCTCGACACCGATGAGAACCTCAGCTTCGCGCGTCCCGGCGTGGGCAGCGACGTGCTCAGCAAATTGCGGCGCGGCCATTGGGCAATCCAGAACCAGCTCGACCTGCACGGCCTGCGCCGCGACGAAGCACGCGAAGCGCTCGGAGAATTCCTGCGTCAGGCGCGCCGACGCGGCCAGCGCTGCGTACGCATCATCCACGGCAAGGGACTGGGCTCGGTCAACAAGGAGCCGGTGCTGAAACAGAAAGTGCGCAACTGGCTGGCGCAGAAGGACGAAGTCATCGCCTTTTGCCAGGCGCAACCGGCCGATGGCGGCTCGGGGGCGCTGATCGTGTTGCTGCAATCGAGCGCACCGGCGGCGCGCTAG
- the trxB gene encoding thioredoxin-disulfide reductase — MTTPKHAKVLILGSGPAGYSAAVYAARANLNPVLITGVEQGGQLMTTTDVENWPGDPMGVQGPELMQRLLQHAERFNTEIIFDHIHTTKLSERPFRLIGDSGEYTCDALIIATGASAQYLGLPSEEAFMGKGVSACATCDGFFYRGKEVAVVGGGNTAVEEALYLSNIASKVTIIHRRDKFRAEPILIDRLLHKVTEGKIDIKWHHTLDEVVGDESGVTGIKIKSTQDGSVTPITLHGLFIAIGHKPNTGIFDGQLDMHNGYIKTRTGLEGFATATSINGVFAAGDVQDHIYRQAITSAGTGCMAALDAQRYLEGLE, encoded by the coding sequence ATGACCACGCCCAAACACGCCAAGGTTTTGATTCTCGGTTCCGGCCCCGCCGGTTACAGCGCAGCCGTCTACGCAGCCCGCGCCAACCTCAATCCGGTGCTGATCACCGGCGTCGAGCAAGGCGGCCAGCTGATGACCACCACCGACGTTGAAAACTGGCCCGGCGATCCGATGGGCGTGCAAGGCCCGGAACTGATGCAGCGCCTGCTGCAGCACGCCGAGCGTTTCAACACGGAAATCATTTTTGACCATATCCACACGACCAAGTTGTCGGAACGGCCATTCCGCCTGATCGGCGACTCCGGTGAATATACCTGCGACGCGCTGATCATCGCCACCGGCGCTTCGGCGCAATACCTCGGCCTGCCGTCGGAAGAAGCCTTCATGGGCAAGGGCGTGTCGGCCTGCGCCACCTGCGACGGCTTTTTCTATCGCGGCAAGGAAGTCGCCGTGGTCGGCGGCGGCAACACCGCGGTCGAAGAAGCGCTGTATTTGTCCAACATCGCCAGCAAAGTCACCATCATCCATCGCCGCGACAAGTTCCGTGCCGAGCCGATCCTGATCGACCGCCTGCTGCACAAGGTCACCGAAGGCAAGATCGACATCAAATGGCATCACACGCTCGATGAAGTCGTCGGCGATGAAAGCGGCGTCACCGGCATCAAGATCAAGTCGACCCAGGACGGCAGCGTCACGCCGATCACGCTGCACGGCCTGTTCATTGCCATCGGCCACAAACCGAACACCGGCATCTTCGACGGCCAGCTGGACATGCATAACGGCTACATCAAGACCCGCACCGGCCTGGAAGGCTTCGCCACCGCCACCAGCATCAACGGCGTGTTTGCCGCCGGCGACGTGCAGGATCACATTTACCGCCAGGCCATCACCAGCGCCGGCACCGGCTGCATGGCCGCGCTGGACGCCCAGCGCTACCTGGAAGGCCTGGAGTAA